The following are from one region of the Hymenobacter radiodurans genome:
- a CDS encoding LLM class flavin-dependent oxidoreductase, with translation MEIGIDSFAALLLSNSTGKTPTGVEAMSQLLDRIAYADQVGLDVFGMGEHHRSEYLDSAPAVILAAAAARTKRIRLTSAVTVLSAADPVRVFQEYATLDLISQGRAELVVGRGSSIEAFPLFGFDLDDYDALFAEKLDLLLQVRDQQRVTWSGKFRPALTGQGIYPRPAQPQLPIWLGVGGTPASFVRGGQLGLPLMVAIIGGDTHRFRPLVDLYREAGRRAGHSPETLKVGLHSLGYVAETTEQAHEEFFPGYARTFTARARERGGSPVTRAQFDAQTGPQGALLVGSPEEVAAKILRHSEALGGISRVTFQQDVAAQSHDKVLQSIELLGTRVAPLLRKAKQAVHA, from the coding sequence ATGGAAATTGGCATTGATAGTTTCGCGGCACTACTGCTCAGCAACAGCACCGGCAAAACGCCGACTGGGGTGGAAGCCATGAGCCAATTGCTCGACCGTATTGCATACGCCGATCAGGTAGGCCTCGATGTATTTGGTATGGGCGAGCACCATCGCTCCGAATATTTGGACTCTGCCCCCGCCGTTATTCTGGCCGCTGCGGCTGCTCGCACCAAGCGCATCCGCCTGACCAGCGCTGTGACGGTACTCAGTGCGGCCGATCCAGTGCGCGTATTTCAGGAATACGCCACCCTAGATTTAATTTCCCAAGGCCGGGCGGAGTTGGTAGTGGGTCGCGGCTCCTCCATTGAAGCGTTCCCCCTATTTGGCTTTGACCTCGACGATTACGATGCATTGTTTGCTGAAAAGCTGGATCTCCTGCTTCAGGTGCGCGACCAACAGCGCGTGACGTGGTCAGGCAAGTTCCGGCCGGCCCTCACGGGTCAGGGAATTTACCCGCGGCCCGCGCAGCCCCAGCTGCCCATCTGGCTGGGCGTGGGCGGCACCCCGGCCTCATTCGTGCGGGGCGGTCAGTTGGGGCTACCGCTGATGGTGGCCATCATTGGCGGCGATACGCACCGCTTCCGGCCCCTAGTGGACCTATACCGGGAAGCCGGTCGCCGAGCCGGGCACTCGCCCGAAACGTTAAAAGTGGGTCTACACTCGCTCGGCTACGTGGCCGAAACCACTGAACAGGCGCACGAAGAATTTTTTCCCGGCTATGCCCGCACCTTCACAGCGCGTGCCAGGGAGCGTGGCGGCTCCCCGGTGACAAGGGCTCAATTTGATGCCCAAACTGGCCCGCAGGGGGCGCTGCTGGTGGGTAGCCCCGAGGAAGTAGCAGCCAAGATTCTTCGCCACAGCGAGGCACTGGGGGGCATTTCGCGGGTCACCTTCCAGCAGGATGTTGCCGCTCAAAGTCACGATAAAGTATTACAATCCATTGAGTTACTTGGCACCCGGGTAGCCCCCTTGCTGCGCAAAGCCAAACAGGCAGTTCACGCCTGA